In a genomic window of Campylobacter concisus ATCC 51562:
- a CDS encoding DegT/DnrJ/EryC1/StrS family aminotransferase, whose translation MREIPFYRPTITERESELIEEALHSENTTNIVARFEEKLKEYFGAKFVVTTNNIAAAHHLALSALDTKRGDKVICSINAFPSIAQAVRHFDAEPIFVDVDEEDFNICPDALEKVLKEQNHKKLKCAFISHIAGQSARMDEITAICEKYGVKILDDANRGMGLTYNGKKVGSDSFLSCFQTHSRVQNPISTVGFFTTNDEEIYKRAKLLRNYALVNGIDKFGSLSYIYDVVDIGLKYDINSINAAFSIAQLERTDKLIQRRQEIAKIYDKELGECHNITIPVKKREHIYTQYIIKINKNRDGFARELLEHGIHTSLHYIPIHLLSYYKNKYSLKVNDFPNALKNYQQVLSLPIYHSLSDEEVQYICSKVKEISKTRV comes from the coding sequence ATGAGAGAGATTCCGTTTTATAGACCAACTATCACTGAGCGTGAAAGTGAGCTTATTGAGGAGGCTTTGCACTCTGAAAATACTACTAATATCGTTGCTAGATTTGAAGAGAAGTTAAAAGAGTATTTTGGTGCAAAATTTGTAGTTACCACAAATAATATCGCAGCCGCACATCACTTGGCACTAAGCGCGCTTGACACTAAACGCGGAGATAAGGTCATTTGCTCCATAAATGCTTTTCCTAGCATTGCACAAGCTGTTAGACATTTTGATGCTGAACCTATTTTTGTGGATGTTGATGAAGAAGATTTTAATATCTGCCCAGACGCCCTTGAGAAAGTGCTAAAAGAGCAAAATCACAAAAAATTAAAATGTGCTTTTATATCTCATATCGCAGGTCAAAGTGCCAGGATGGATGAGATAACGGCTATTTGTGAGAAATACGGCGTAAAAATTTTAGATGATGCAAACCGCGGTATGGGCTTAACATACAATGGCAAAAAAGTTGGCTCAGACTCTTTTTTGTCATGCTTTCAGACACATTCGCGTGTACAAAATCCTATATCAACGGTTGGATTTTTTACGACAAATGATGAGGAAATTTATAAAAGAGCAAAACTACTTCGCAACTATGCTCTTGTAAATGGCATTGATAAATTTGGTAGCTTGAGTTATATTTATGATGTCGTTGATATTGGCTTAAAGTATGATATAAACTCGATAAATGCAGCATTTTCTATTGCACAGCTAGAAAGAACAGATAAGCTCATACAAAGAAGACAAGAGATCGCAAAAATTTATGATAAAGAGCTTGGCGAGTGCCACAATATAACAATCCCTGTCAAAAAACGCGAGCACATTTATACTCAGTATATTATTAAGATAAATAAAAATCGTGACGGCTTTGCTAGAGAGCTTTTGGAACACGGCATTCACACATCATTGCACTACATACCGATACATTTACTAAGCTATTACAAAAACAAATACTCACTTAAAGTAAATGATTTTCCAAATGCTTTAAAAAATTATCAGCAAGTGTTGTCACTGCCTATTTATCATAGTTTGAGTGACGAAGAGGTGCAATACATCTGCAGCAAAGTAAAAGAAATTTCTAAAACTCGTGTTTAA
- the grpE gene encoding nucleotide exchange factor GrpE, whose protein sequence is MSEEVKEQNLPEVEPVQELANDSVNLDALGDISKIEKLEKELGEITDKYYRANAEFENIKKRYEKEKTDVANYANEKFARDLLPVIDALEIAANFDPEDDEFAKKIKEGILITINQFKKCFEKHGVSEIPTDTEFDPSVHNAVLRVDSEEKQSGQIVQALQKGYMINGRVLRPAMVSVAN, encoded by the coding sequence GTGAGCGAAGAGGTAAAAGAGCAAAACCTACCTGAGGTTGAGCCTGTGCAAGAACTAGCTAATGATAGTGTAAATTTGGACGCGCTTGGCGATATTTCAAAGATTGAAAAACTTGAAAAAGAGCTTGGGGAGATAACTGATAAATATTATAGAGCAAATGCTGAGTTTGAAAATATCAAAAAGCGTTATGAAAAAGAGAAAACGGACGTTGCAAACTATGCAAATGAGAAATTTGCTAGGGATTTGCTACCGGTCATCGATGCTCTTGAGATCGCTGCAAATTTTGATCCAGAGGATGATGAATTTGCCAAAAAGATCAAAGAGGGCATTTTGATAACTATAAATCAGTTTAAAAAGTGCTTTGAAAAGCATGGCGTAAGCGAGATACCAACTGATACCGAGTTTGATCCAAGCGTGCATAATGCTGTTTTAAGGGTCGATAGCGAGGAGAAGCAGAGTGGTCAAATCGTGCAAGCTTTGCAAAAAGGCTATATGATAAATGGTAGGGTCTTGCGCCCAGCTATGGTCAGTGTGGCAAACTAA
- the cutA gene encoding divalent cation tolerance protein CutA, which produces MRILITSVAKKKEAKKLSKKLVKKGFAACVSSFSAKSIYLWQEKLCDEKEQILLIKTDVKFKKVAKFIKKHHSYETPEILALKPKEIFKKYEIWIKKSTKKGKK; this is translated from the coding sequence ATGAGAATTTTAATCACCTCAGTCGCAAAGAAAAAAGAGGCGAAAAAACTAAGCAAAAAGCTCGTGAAAAAGGGCTTTGCAGCTTGCGTGAGTAGCTTTAGCGCAAAGAGCATTTATCTTTGGCAAGAGAAGCTTTGTGATGAAAAAGAGCAAATTTTACTCATAAAAACGGACGTGAAATTTAAAAAAGTAGCTAAATTTATAAAAAAGCACCACAGCTACGAAACCCCAGAAATTTTGGCACTTAAGCCAAAAGAGATATTTAAAAAATATGAAATTTGGATAAAAAAATCAACTAAAAAAGGCAAAAAATGA
- a CDS encoding NAD+ synthase, translated as MKEYQKIEETLVLSLKDKTKDKNLLLGVSGGIDSAVVATLCARAKPNETHALIMPTASSNRQNMDDALNLCEKLNIKYKVLSIEGILNAFYETIDVNLSNLRKGNLAARVRMSLLYDYSSSINALVIGTSNKSELMLGYGTIFGDLACAINPIGELYKSEIFEFAKHLGVDKNFIDKAPSADLWDGQNDEGDIGYSYAVIDEILENLENNKEQIIKKFGLKAVSDIENRVVSNRFKRQMPLIVKI; from the coding sequence ATGAAGGAGTATCAAAAGATCGAAGAAACTTTAGTTTTAAGCTTAAAAGATAAAACTAAAGATAAAAATTTGTTGTTGGGTGTTAGTGGAGGTATTGATTCTGCTGTAGTAGCGACTTTGTGTGCAAGAGCAAAACCAAATGAAACTCATGCGCTCATCATGCCAACAGCATCATCAAACAGACAAAATATGGACGATGCCTTAAATTTATGTGAAAAACTAAACATAAAATATAAGGTTTTATCCATAGAGGGTATTTTAAATGCCTTTTACGAAACGATAGATGTAAATTTAAGCAATTTAAGAAAAGGGAATTTAGCAGCTAGAGTTAGAATGAGCTTGCTTTATGATTATTCATCTAGTATAAACGCTCTAGTTATCGGAACAAGCAACAAAAGTGAGCTTATGCTTGGATACGGTACGATATTTGGGGATTTAGCATGTGCGATAAATCCTATCGGAGAGCTTTACAAAAGTGAAATTTTTGAATTTGCAAAACATCTTGGGGTTGATAAAAATTTTATTGACAAAGCACCTTCGGCTGATTTGTGGGATGGACAAAATGACGAAGGCGATATAGGTTACAGTTATGCTGTTATCGATGAGATTTTAGAAAATTTAGAAAATAACAAGGAGCAAATCATCAAAAAGTTTGGATTAAAAGCAGTATCGGATATAGAAAATAGAGTTGTTTCAAACAGGTTTAAACGACAAATGCCGTTGATAGTGAAAATTTAA
- a CDS encoding tetraacyldisaccharide 4'-kinase, whose protein sequence is MFKKLNIFLHSWANDYFFRPNFFQILLAFLLLPLSFIYFLIVVLKKFTARKIDFGIKIISVGNLTLGGSGKTPLCVAIAKNFEGAFIILRGYKRKSKGMQVVARNGEILLDVAASGDEAMIYATSLKNANVIVSEDRKVAIKYAKTHGAKYILLDDGFSKFDIAKFDILVRPNPEPRLKFCLPSGAYRYPFSFYKFADFIASEGQTHFRKSEILNKSEKMVLVTAIANPERLKPFFDECIARVFFPDHYDFSKDELSEILQSYGATSLLMTQKDYVKAKDFGLRVSLVTLEVTLSEEFKKVLERQIKPSLL, encoded by the coding sequence GTGTTTAAGAAATTAAATATTTTTTTGCATTCTTGGGCGAATGACTACTTCTTTCGCCCAAATTTCTTTCAAATTTTACTAGCATTTTTACTTTTGCCATTAAGTTTTATCTATTTTCTTATTGTTGTTCTTAAGAAATTTACTGCTAGAAAAATAGACTTTGGCATAAAGATAATAAGCGTGGGAAATTTGACACTTGGAGGAAGTGGTAAGACCCCGCTTTGCGTGGCAATTGCTAAAAATTTCGAAGGTGCTTTTATCATTCTTAGAGGCTATAAAAGAAAAAGCAAAGGCATGCAAGTTGTCGCTCGAAATGGCGAAATTTTACTTGACGTAGCAGCAAGTGGCGATGAGGCGATGATATATGCCACAAGTCTTAAAAACGCAAATGTTATCGTGAGCGAAGATAGAAAAGTAGCCATAAAGTACGCCAAAACGCATGGTGCGAAGTATATTTTGCTTGATGATGGTTTTTCTAAATTTGACATAGCCAAATTTGACATTCTAGTACGCCCAAACCCAGAGCCAAGACTAAAATTTTGCTTACCAAGCGGGGCTTATAGATATCCATTTAGCTTTTATAAATTTGCTGATTTTATCGCTAGTGAAGGACAAACTCATTTTAGAAAGAGTGAAATTTTAAATAAAAGCGAAAAAATGGTTCTAGTAACGGCCATAGCAAACCCAGAGCGCCTCAAGCCATTTTTTGATGAGTGCATAGCTCGCGTCTTTTTTCCTGACCATTATGATTTTTCAAAAGATGAACTAAGTGAAATTTTGCAAAGTTACGGTGCGACCTCGCTTTTGATGACGCAAAAGGACTATGTAAAGGCAAAGGACTTTGGGCTGAGAGTATCGCTTGTAACGCTTGAAGTTACGCTAAGTGAAGAGTTTAAAAAGGTTTTAGAGCGACAAATTAAGCCCAGTTTGTTATAA
- a CDS encoding MBL fold metallo-hydrolase — translation MRVIHKSFGDFGTNCYIVTKNDSSLVIDPGDGAKEWVLQNAKNLKAILCTHGHFDHIFDAGELKDELEIPVYINKFDAFMCESDIFGYMKNTFTPDVLVDNDENFNVDDFCIKFHHFPGHTPGCSMIEIDDMMFSGDFLFRGSIGRWDFPFSDKNEMLKSLGKCKNLKGNFTLYPGHGEGSTLKAEQNNIDYWIDIVKIS, via the coding sequence ATGAGAGTAATACACAAAAGTTTTGGAGATTTTGGCACTAATTGTTACATCGTTACAAAAAATGATTCATCTTTAGTGATAGATCCAGGAGATGGGGCAAAAGAATGGGTTTTACAAAATGCCAAAAATTTAAAAGCCATCCTTTGTACTCATGGGCATTTTGATCATATTTTTGATGCTGGTGAATTAAAAGATGAGCTAGAAATTCCAGTTTATATTAATAAATTTGATGCTTTCATGTGCGAGAGTGATATTTTTGGTTATATGAAAAATACTTTTACTCCAGATGTTTTGGTTGATAATGATGAAAATTTTAACGTTGATGATTTTTGTATTAAATTTCATCATTTTCCAGGACATACACCAGGCTGCTCGATGATAGAGATAGATGACATGATGTTTAGTGGGGATTTTTTATTTAGAGGGAGCATAGGACGCTGGGATTTTCCTTTTTCAGATAAAAATGAAATGTTAAAAAGTCTAGGAAAGTGTAAAAATTTAAAAGGCAACTTCACGCTTTATCCAGGACACGGAGAAGGTAGTACACTAAAGGCCGAGCAAAACAATATTGATTATTGGATAGATATAGTAAAAATTAGTTAA
- the thrC gene encoding threonine synthase, with protein MRLTPTRSVKDEKVKNVNLSTAMLSPSSAHGGLYAPKKLPKITKPKWQELSQLSYEKLALHIISLFKFDVSEAFFKKAVKRYASFDDPKHPVIFKKIDKNLYVNELYHGPTRAFKDMALQPFGSLLSQLAKERGERYLIMCATSGDTGPATLQTFANDENIKVVCLYPDGGTSEVQKLQMQTMQGENLKVFGIKGDFDDAQRALKTLLANDKFKAELKKKRLKLSAANSVNFGRILFQIIYHAYAYANLLKQKALKANESFDIIVPSGNFGNALGAYYAKKMGAKIGKIKIASNANNILTQFFTTGVYDLRDKKLVKTISPAMDILISSNVERLLFDKFGSVRANELMQSLAKNKFYKLSKQELEALQEDFEASWCDDKECEAYIAKLAKDGYAIDPHTATCFKMVDAGRINVITSTAHWVKFTPSMIKACQIKDTKDEKDALAKTAKILNDIVPSSINSLFSAKILHKNIIKEDEIEKCVLEWIER; from the coding sequence ATGAGACTAACACCAACTAGAAGCGTGAAAGATGAAAAGGTAAAAAATGTAAATTTAAGCACAGCCATGCTTAGCCCAAGCTCCGCTCATGGCGGACTTTACGCGCCAAAAAAGCTTCCAAAAATAACAAAACCAAAGTGGCAAGAGCTCTCACAATTAAGCTACGAGAAACTCGCACTTCATATCATCTCTCTATTTAAATTTGATGTATCTGAGGCTTTTTTCAAAAAGGCGGTCAAAAGATATGCAAGCTTTGATGATCCAAAGCACCCAGTCATTTTTAAAAAAATAGATAAAAATTTATACGTAAATGAGCTCTATCACGGCCCAACAAGGGCGTTTAAGGATATGGCGCTTCAGCCTTTTGGCTCGCTGCTTAGCCAGCTAGCCAAAGAGAGGGGTGAAAGATACCTTATCATGTGCGCAACTAGCGGCGACACTGGACCTGCGACACTTCAAACCTTTGCAAATGATGAAAATATAAAGGTCGTCTGCCTCTATCCAGATGGCGGCACGAGCGAGGTACAAAAACTACAAATGCAGACCATGCAGGGTGAAAATTTAAAGGTTTTTGGCATAAAAGGCGACTTTGACGACGCTCAAAGAGCACTAAAAACGCTGCTCGCAAATGATAAATTTAAGGCCGAGCTTAAGAAAAAGCGCCTTAAGCTAAGCGCGGCAAACTCGGTAAATTTTGGCAGAATTCTCTTTCAGATCATCTATCACGCCTACGCCTACGCAAATTTGCTAAAACAAAAGGCGCTTAAGGCAAACGAGAGCTTTGACATCATCGTGCCAAGTGGAAATTTTGGCAACGCTCTTGGGGCGTATTACGCTAAAAAAATGGGCGCAAAGATCGGCAAGATCAAGATCGCCTCAAACGCAAACAACATCTTGACACAGTTTTTCACCACTGGCGTTTACGACCTAAGAGACAAAAAGCTGGTTAAGACGATAAGCCCAGCCATGGACATTTTAATAAGCTCAAACGTCGAGCGCTTGCTATTTGATAAATTTGGCAGTGTTAGAGCTAATGAGCTTATGCAAAGCCTAGCTAAAAATAAATTTTATAAGCTTAGCAAGCAAGAGCTTGAAGCGCTACAAGAGGACTTTGAGGCTAGCTGGTGCGACGATAAAGAGTGCGAGGCATACATCGCAAAGCTCGCAAAGGACGGCTACGCGATCGATCCGCATACGGCTACTTGCTTTAAGATGGTGGATGCTGGCCGCATAAACGTCATCACATCGACCGCGCACTGGGTGAAATTTACGCCAAGCATGATCAAAGCATGCCAGATCAAAGATACAAAAGATGAAAAAGATGCGCTCGCAAAGACCGCTAAAATTTTAAATGACATCGTGCCAAGCTCGATAAACTCGCTATTTAGCGCGAAAATTTTACATAAAAACATCATAAAAGAAGACGAGATTGAAAAGTGCGTCCTAGAATGGATCGAGCGATGA
- a CDS encoding Hot dog fold protein has protein sequence MAEENIYDIKDESQIILPEDENPLRNEIKTAPLAKLNFSGTAFLLEKNHAKTRFFTTADMVCDAEGLIHSGFVFMGANHAALLAINEEFCVSIGARINFFGPLKLGDVVEFDAQARFEESRKREVKVLGYVKDIKIFEGVFQLVTLEEHIFLAQQKNIQKEAAIRQKKEREEAKANS, from the coding sequence ATGGCAGAAGAAAATATCTATGATATAAAAGATGAGTCGCAAATAATCTTACCAGAAGATGAAAACCCATTAAGAAATGAGATAAAAACTGCTCCACTTGCAAAGCTAAATTTTAGCGGAACCGCATTTTTGCTTGAGAAAAACCATGCAAAGACTAGATTTTTTACTACAGCTGATATGGTGTGCGATGCCGAGGGGCTTATTCATAGTGGGTTTGTTTTTATGGGGGCAAATCACGCTGCACTTTTAGCCATAAATGAAGAATTTTGCGTTAGTATCGGGGCTAGGATAAATTTCTTTGGACCGCTAAAGCTTGGTGACGTAGTGGAATTTGACGCTCAAGCAAGATTTGAAGAGAGCAGAAAAAGAGAAGTAAAAGTGCTTGGATACGTTAAAGATATAAAAATTTTTGAAGGAGTATTTCAACTTGTCACACTTGAAGAGCATATCTTCTTGGCTCAACAAAAAAATATCCAAAAAGAAGCTGCTATAAGGCAGAAAAAAGAACGAGAAGAAGCTAAGGCTAATAGCTAA
- the kdsB gene encoding 3-deoxy-manno-octulosonate cytidylyltransferase — translation MIIIPARLASTRFSNKILKEINGVPMFVATALRVSGVDDVAVAVDEPSVLDIAKAHGIKAVLTSKDHQSGTDRINEAAQILGLSESEIIINVQADEPFIEPENIAKFRAFCEQNKEKAFMFSCYKKMDDEFADDKNLVKVVTDFEGYALYFSRSRIPFNRSECKSYKAHLGIYGYSVKSLNEFCGLLPSSLENTEKLEQLRALENGKKIAMLEVESQSIGIDSEEDYQRALAKFGKK, via the coding sequence ATGATAATCATCCCAGCTCGCCTTGCCTCAACAAGGTTTAGTAATAAAATTTTAAAAGAGATAAACGGCGTGCCGATGTTTGTGGCGACGGCTCTTAGAGTAAGCGGCGTGGACGATGTGGCGGTTGCGGTGGATGAGCCAAGCGTGCTTGATATCGCCAAGGCTCACGGCATAAAAGCGGTGCTAACTAGCAAAGATCATCAAAGTGGCACTGATAGGATAAACGAAGCGGCGCAAATTTTGGGACTAAGTGAGAGCGAGATCATCATAAATGTTCAGGCTGATGAGCCATTTATCGAGCCTGAAAATATCGCTAAATTTAGGGCATTTTGCGAGCAAAATAAAGAGAAAGCCTTTATGTTTTCTTGTTATAAAAAGATGGACGATGAGTTTGCGGATGATAAAAATTTGGTCAAAGTGGTGACTGATTTTGAGGGCTATGCGCTTTATTTTTCAAGATCAAGGATACCATTTAACAGAAGCGAGTGCAAAAGCTACAAGGCGCACCTTGGCATCTACGGATACAGCGTAAAGAGCCTAAATGAGTTTTGTGGCCTCTTGCCTTCAAGCCTTGAAAACACCGAGAAGCTCGAGCAGTTGCGTGCCCTAGAAAATGGCAAAAAGATAGCGATGCTAGAGGTTGAAAGTCAAAGTATCGGCATCGATAGCGAAGAGGACTACCAAAGAGCGCTTGCTAAATTTGGTAAGAAATAA
- a CDS encoding major outer membrane protein — MKITKVSLAALVALGAFSSVASATPLEEAIKNVDLSGFARYRYTNDNRDRKADTKAGTNDTAGHAFRMQTSFKAAIDDNFFGVLTLRYAATDGSGDNNEKRDANGEIIDGTDKTNTTNSFGVYEMYLGYKVSNTTITAGKQLIKTFYDDGDIAGTGLKAVSTDVSGLTLTAAAYDALEDSTNEIDGPFLTTVTNSATFHDAPANLYYLGAVGSYDPVSFKVAIANLQEIATLYGAEAAFSFNVTDDINLNLKGQYVYSDSDHKKVADADFWAVQAGTKLFGAKFNAGYLEFDAKNKDNDARNSGKIAFTSIDANGQLINPAKILNGAMSGSKQFYNNIKGDNDYWFVNTGYDIDKFGLGAGYTQGKGTSYALNKERAKRNEWYAQASYKYSKKLNFLTWYAAAKDKKDGESFKQNRIRFEAKYSF, encoded by the coding sequence ATGAAAATTACAAAAGTTAGCTTAGCTGCTTTGGTTGCTTTAGGTGCATTTTCAAGCGTTGCAAGTGCAACTCCACTTGAAGAAGCTATAAAAAATGTAGATCTTTCAGGATTTGCAAGATATCGTTATACAAATGATAACCGTGATAGAAAAGCTGATACAAAAGCTGGCACAAATGATACTGCTGGGCATGCGTTTAGAATGCAAACATCATTTAAAGCTGCAATTGATGATAACTTCTTTGGCGTTTTAACACTAAGATATGCTGCTACAGATGGTTCTGGTGACAACAATGAAAAAAGAGACGCCAATGGAGAAATAATTGATGGTACAGATAAAACAAATACAACAAATTCTTTTGGTGTATATGAGATGTATCTAGGATACAAAGTATCTAACACTACTATTACAGCTGGTAAACAACTTATCAAAACTTTCTATGATGATGGTGATATAGCTGGCACTGGTCTAAAAGCGGTAAGTACAGATGTGTCTGGCCTTACTTTAACAGCTGCTGCTTATGATGCATTAGAAGATAGCACTAATGAAATTGATGGACCTTTCTTAACTACTGTAACTAATAGCGCAACTTTCCATGATGCTCCTGCTAACCTCTATTATTTAGGTGCAGTTGGTAGCTATGATCCAGTATCATTTAAGGTAGCTATTGCAAATCTACAAGAAATTGCTACACTTTATGGTGCTGAAGCAGCATTTAGCTTTAATGTAACCGACGATATAAACCTAAACCTAAAAGGTCAATATGTTTATAGCGATTCAGATCACAAAAAAGTAGCTGATGCTGACTTTTGGGCTGTTCAAGCTGGAACAAAACTATTTGGTGCTAAATTTAATGCTGGCTACTTAGAATTTGACGCTAAAAATAAAGATAATGATGCTAGAAATAGTGGTAAAATCGCATTTACATCAATTGATGCAAATGGTCAGCTAATCAACCCAGCTAAAATATTAAATGGTGCAATGAGTGGTAGCAAACAGTTCTATAATAACATTAAAGGTGACAACGATTACTGGTTTGTTAATACTGGATATGACATAGATAAATTTGGTCTTGGTGCTGGTTATACTCAAGGTAAAGGTACAAGCTATGCTCTTAATAAAGAGAGAGCAAAAAGAAATGAGTGGTATGCACAAGCTAGCTACAAATATAGCAAAAAACTTAATTTCCTAACTTGGTATGCAGCTGCTAAAGACAAAAAAGATGGTGAAAGCTTTAAACAAAATCGTATAAGATTTGAAGCAAAATATAGCTTCTAA
- a CDS encoding HrcA family transcriptional regulator translates to MSKTNKRDLILNSIIKAYLQDNMPIGSNELGSRMSAAIPASTIRVYFKKLSDEGEITKLHISGGRIPTIAAMRRYWSEIFAISDINLEINDAEILKKLCDEFELYCMIFGTIDNELLEILNLNDRYMILNFGEDEIVIKFDARMYKFLSNLAGVSLNKLELICSQVGLSELKSKIRELKRTKIYFQENEILAFDMFKDRRFKMVFDPSFSLQMDEKLTFSPMFDENFMGLKFSANYLGNEAQMVCAGSIYTDYVKFINLIKEAA, encoded by the coding sequence GTGAGTAAAACAAATAAACGTGATTTGATACTAAATTCTATCATCAAGGCTTATTTACAAGATAATATGCCTATTGGTTCAAACGAGCTTGGCTCTCGTATGAGCGCGGCTATTCCGGCTTCTACGATACGCGTTTATTTCAAAAAGCTTTCAGACGAAGGCGAGATCACCAAGCTTCATATAAGTGGCGGTCGGATACCGACAATTGCTGCGATGAGAAGATATTGGAGTGAAATTTTTGCTATAAGTGATATAAACTTAGAGATAAATGATGCCGAAATACTGAAGAAGCTATGCGATGAATTTGAGCTTTACTGCATGATTTTTGGCACAATCGATAATGAATTGCTAGAAATTTTAAATTTAAATGATAGATATATGATCTTAAATTTTGGTGAAGATGAGATCGTTATTAAATTTGATGCTAGGATGTATAAATTTTTAAGTAATCTTGCTGGAGTTAGTTTAAACAAGCTTGAGCTTATCTGCTCTCAAGTTGGTTTAAGCGAACTAAAAAGCAAAATAAGAGAGCTTAAAAGGACTAAAATTTACTTCCAAGAAAATGAAATTTTAGCCTTTGATATGTTTAAGGATAGACGTTTTAAGATGGTTTTTGACCCAAGTTTTAGTCTGCAAATGGATGAAAAACTTACATTTTCTCCTATGTTTGATGAAAATTTTATGGGACTTAAATTTAGTGCGAACTATCTTGGTAACGAAGCACAGATGGTCTGTGCTGGCAGTATTTATACTGACTATGTGAAATTTATAAATCTAATAAAGGAGGCTGCGTGA